The Girardinichthys multiradiatus isolate DD_20200921_A chromosome 24, DD_fGirMul_XY1, whole genome shotgun sequence genome has a window encoding:
- the LOC124861417 gene encoding oocyte zinc finger protein XlCOF6-like isoform X4 — translation MNSGKKSSSLRNIWSKKLEGSRSSNSGRTQQRKRHQMMDDVFQPRLVLPVDVKEEAPEEQSPDVDQQEPEPLQIKEEQEELWTSQEGEQLTVKEETDTRFPLTAAPIKNVKEEAPEEQSPDMDHQELELLHIKEESERIWASQDGEQLTAKEETDDTRFPLTVVQMKSEEDEDEPLFSQFYQHRNRTEYGCLPNSSSGDHIKGEIKEEDCRTAESSRNADVNTHGGTSSYSKTEEEDDVKHHKSELKNLSDSETEDSEDDWKESRTPGSGRNTVNKSLSCSECGAKFSNRRSLHSHMTCHPRLTSADCFGNETCFREKKVIDSLTTVQTGSKKFICGECDKGFNWKHDLKRHMKVHTGEKPFSCDTCGNRFAHKSHLKTHMKIHTGDKPFSKKFNCGECDKLFNWKHDLKRHMKVHTGEKPFSCDACGNRFAHKSHLKTHMRTHTGDKPFACDSCGKRFASKSHLKTHMRIHTGEKPFSCDPCGKRYISKSQLNMHIKTHTGDKALSCGLCGKRFAYQSELNTHMRIHTGDRPFSCHSCEKRFFYKSNLAKHMRLHTGDKPFICDACGKSFIYKSSLAKHIKMHTGDKPFSCDVCGKRFIYKSSLAKHIKMHTGDKPFSCDVCGKRFASNSILKAHMKIHAGVKPFTCDACGKSFVYKSGLVKHMRIHTGVKPFSCDVCGKRFGCRSDLNIHKRIHTGVKPFSCDACGKRFSHKSQLHVHMRIHTGEKPFSCESCGKRFTQKSNLDMHMRNHKGKKPFA, via the exons atgaactctggaaagaagtccagcagcttgaggaacatctggtcaaagaaactggagggaagcaggagctcaaacagcggcaggacgcagcagaggaagagacaccagatgatggatgatgttttccagcccagattag tgctgccagtagatgttaaagaagaggctcctgaagaacagagtcctgatgtGGATCAGCAGGAGCCAGAGCCCCTCcagataaaggaggaacaggaggaactctggaccagtcaggaaggagagcagctcactgtgaaggaggagactgataccaggtttccattaactgcagctcctatcaaga atgttaaagaagaggcACCTGAAGAACAAAGTCCTGATATGGACCATCAGGAGCTGGAGCTCctccacataaaggaggaaagtGAAAGAATCTGGGCCAGCCAGGATGGAGAACAACTGACTGCGAAGGAGGAGACTGATGATACCAGGTTTCCATTAACTGTTGTTCAGATGAAAAGtgaagaagatgaagatgaacCTCTGTTCTCTCAGTTTTATCaacacagaaacagaacagaataCGGATGTCTTCCAAACAGCAGCTCAGGTGATCATATAAAAGGAGAAATTAAAGAAGAAGACTGTAGAACAGCAGAATCCAGCAGGAATGCAGATGTAAATACTCATGGAGGCACTTCCAGCTATTCAAAGACTGAAGAGGAGGATGATGTGAAGCATCATAAATCTGAGCTTAAAAATTTGtcagactctgaaactgaagacagtgaggatgattggaaggagagcaggacTCCAGGGTCAGGCAGAAACACTGTCAACAAATCTTTGAGCTGCTCTGAGTGTGGAGCAAAATTTTCAAACAGACGCTCTCTTCATAGTCACATGACATGTCATCCAAGATTAACGTCTGCAGATTGTTTTGGTAATGAGACATGTTTCAGAGAGAAGAAAGTTATAGATTCACTGACAACGGTCCAGACAGGTAGTAAAAAGTTTATCTGTGGTGAGTGTGATAAAGGCTTTAACTggaaacatgatttaaaaagaCATATGAAAGTCCACACAGGGGAgaaaccctttagttgtgatacaTGTGGAAACAGGTTTGCACACAAATCACATTTGAAAACGCACATgaaaatccacacaggagacaaaccctttagtAAAAAGTTTAACTGTGGTGAGTGTGATAAACTTTTTAACTggaaacatgatttaaaaagaCATATGAAAGTCCACACAGGGGAgaaaccctttagttgtgatgcatgtggaaacaGGTTTGCCCAcaaatcacatttaaaaacacacatgagaacccacacaggagacaaaccctttgctTGTGattcatgtggaaaaagatttgcctctaagtcacatttaaaaacacacatgagaatccatacAGGAGAaaaaccctttagttgtgatcCCTGTGGAAAAAGATATATCTCCAAGTCACAATTAAACATGCACATTAAaacccacacaggagacaaagcCCTTAGTTGTggtctatgtggaaaaagatttgcctaccAGTCagaattaaacacacacatgagaatccatacAGGAGACAGACCCTTCAGTTGTCATTCATGTGAAAAACGATTTTTCTACAAGTCAAATTTAGCCAAACACATGAGACTCCACActggagacaaaccctttatttgtgatgcatgtggaaaaagcttTATCTACAAGTCAAGTTTAgccaaacacattaaaatgcacacaggagacaaaccctttagttgtgatgtatGCGGAAAAAGATTTATCTACAAGTCAAGTTTAgccaaacacattaaaatgcacacaggagacaaaccctttagttgtgatgtatGTGGGAAAAGATTTGCCTCCAATTCAATTTTAAAAGCGCACATGAAGATCCACGCCGGAGTGAAACCCTTTacttgtgatgcatgtggaaaaagttttgtCTACAAGTCAGGTTTAGTAAAAcatatgagaatccacactggtgtGAAACCATTTAGTTGTGATGTATGTGGGAAGAGATTTGGCTGCAGATCAGATTTAAACATACAcaagagaatccacacaggagtcAAACCTTTCAGTTGTGacgcatgtggaaaaagattttcccacAAATCACAATTACATgtacacatgagaatccatacAGGAGAaaaaccctttagttgtgaatcatgtggaaaaagatttacccAGAAGTCAAATTTAGACATGCACATGAGAAACCACAAAGGAAAGAAACCCTTTGCTTGA